In Mongoliitalea daihaiensis, one DNA window encodes the following:
- the ilvC gene encoding ketol-acid reductoisomerase — protein sequence MKLKFGSVEENVVTREEFPLEKAREVLKDEVIAVIGYGVQGPGQALNLKDNGFHVIVGQRKNSKTWDKAVADGWVPGETLFEIEEACEKGTIIQFLLSDAGQITLWPTVKKYLTPGKALYFSHGFGITYKEKTGIIPPADVDVILVAPKGSGTSLRRMFVEGRGLNSSYAIFQDGTGKAKDRVVALGIGVGSGYLFETDFYREVTSDLTGERGTLMGAIQGIFAAQYEVLRANGHTPSEAFNETVEELTQSLMPLVAENGMDWMYANCSTTAQRGALDWWKPFRDATKPVFEELYNSVKTGQEAQKSIDSNSKADYREKLEEELKELRESEMWQAGAVVRQLRPENN from the coding sequence ATGAAACTGAAATTCGGATCAGTAGAAGAAAATGTTGTCACAAGGGAAGAATTTCCTTTAGAAAAGGCCAGAGAAGTATTGAAAGACGAGGTAATTGCAGTCATTGGCTATGGTGTTCAAGGGCCAGGCCAAGCGTTAAATCTCAAAGATAACGGCTTTCATGTCATTGTAGGTCAGCGAAAAAACTCCAAAACTTGGGACAAAGCAGTAGCTGATGGTTGGGTTCCTGGCGAGACCTTATTTGAAATCGAGGAAGCTTGCGAAAAAGGAACCATCATTCAGTTCTTATTGTCGGATGCTGGTCAGATTACCCTTTGGCCTACGGTGAAGAAATACCTTACCCCTGGTAAAGCCTTGTATTTCTCTCATGGATTTGGGATTACCTACAAGGAAAAAACAGGCATCATCCCGCCTGCAGATGTAGATGTGATTTTGGTCGCACCTAAAGGTTCAGGGACGTCTTTGAGAAGAATGTTTGTCGAAGGCAGAGGTTTGAACTCCTCATATGCCATCTTCCAGGATGGAACAGGCAAGGCCAAAGATAGGGTCGTAGCACTTGGGATAGGTGTAGGTTCGGGCTATTTGTTTGAAACGGATTTCTATCGAGAGGTAACTTCTGACCTGACAGGTGAAAGAGGTACCTTGATGGGAGCTATTCAAGGAATTTTTGCGGCACAGTACGAAGTATTGAGAGCCAATGGTCATACCCCTTCCGAAGCATTCAATGAAACGGTAGAGGAATTGACCCAAAGTTTGATGCCATTGGTAGCAGAAAATGGAATGGATTGGATGTATGCCAACTGTTCGACAACAGCGCAAAGAGGGGCTTTGGATTGGTGGAAGCCTTTCAGAGATGCCACCAAGCCGGTATTTGAAGAATTGTACAACAGTGTAAAAACAGGTCAGGAAGCTCAAAAATCCATTGATTCCAATTCCAAGGCTGATTATCGCGAAAAGTTGGAAGAGGAATTGAAAGAATTGAG
- the ilvN gene encoding acetolactate synthase small subunit, with amino-acid sequence MNRYTILIYTENFIGILNRITIIFTRRGINIDALTASESRLEGIHKITMEVSVTEQQMVHLAGQIEKIVDVIKAYYFRDDEVVYQEIALYKVPTESLDPGLEKVIRQFNAHIIAAEKEFVVVEFTGHKQDTQALLEILKPFNLLEFSRSGRVAIAKPKFSVQEYLNNQTYNH; translated from the coding sequence ATGAACCGCTATACCATACTCATTTACACAGAGAATTTTATTGGAATCCTCAACCGGATTACCATTATTTTCACACGAAGAGGGATCAATATCGATGCTCTGACAGCCTCCGAAAGCAGGCTCGAAGGCATTCATAAAATAACCATGGAAGTTTCGGTCACGGAACAGCAAATGGTACACCTTGCGGGCCAAATCGAAAAGATTGTGGACGTCATCAAAGCCTATTATTTCCGAGATGATGAAGTGGTCTATCAAGAAATTGCCTTGTACAAGGTTCCCACAGAGAGTTTAGACCCAGGGCTTGAAAAGGTCATCCGTCAATTCAATGCGCATATCATTGCAGCGGAAAAAGAATTTGTAGTAGTCGAATTCACTGGGCATAAGCAAGATACGCAGGCCTTATTGGAGATTCTCAAACCCTTCAATTTATTGGAATTCAGTAGGTCGGGCCGTGTGGCCATTGCCAAGCCGAAGTTTTCTGTTCAAGAATATTTAAATAATCAAACCTATAATCATTAA
- the ilvB gene encoding biosynthetic-type acetolactate synthase large subunit, whose translation MIRGADIVVKSLIEEHAEFIFGYPGGAIMPVYDALYDYSDRIKHVLTRHEQGAIHAAQGYARVSGKVGVVLATSGPGATNLITGLADAQIDSTPLVCITGQVAAHLLGTDAFQETDVVGLSMPGTKWNIQVRRVEDIAPAIAKAFLIARSGRPGPVLVDITKNAQVEFGEYNYVPCLGVRSYRPYVKIDQDAVKQAAALIDSAKQPYLLFGQGVVLAHAEAELKAFLDKTGIPAACTLLGSGALSEEHPTYVGKLGMHGNYAPNLLTNQCDVLIAVGMRFDDRVTGDLKRYAKQAQVIHLELDPSEINKNVTCAVAIQGDCKDSLADLTAAVKVSSHDEWMARFRELEQQEKEAVVINDLHGTHGGLHMGEVIHLINQYKEDDAILVTDVGQHQMIAWRYFDYKQSRTQVTSGGLGTMGFALPAALGAQLHDYSKQVICVVGDGGIQMTIQELGTIMQTKAPVKVVLLNNNYLGMVRQWQQLFFDKRYSFTELENPDFIKIAEAYKIKASKVTEREDLQAAVAEMLLHDGPYFLEVVVEKEDNVFPMIATGCSVEEVRLS comes from the coding sequence ATGATCAGAGGAGCCGATATCGTAGTAAAATCCCTCATTGAGGAACATGCCGAATTTATTTTTGGTTATCCGGGAGGGGCCATCATGCCGGTGTATGATGCTTTGTATGATTACAGCGACCGCATCAAACATGTGCTTACCAGGCACGAGCAAGGTGCTATTCACGCAGCCCAAGGCTATGCACGAGTCTCTGGGAAAGTCGGTGTGGTGCTGGCTACCTCAGGACCCGGAGCAACTAACCTGATTACAGGATTGGCAGATGCGCAGATTGACAGTACGCCTTTGGTCTGTATCACTGGGCAGGTGGCGGCGCATTTACTAGGTACGGATGCTTTTCAGGAAACAGATGTAGTGGGACTCTCTATGCCGGGGACCAAGTGGAATATTCAAGTGAGAAGAGTGGAGGACATTGCACCTGCCATCGCCAAAGCTTTTTTGATAGCCCGTTCGGGTAGGCCTGGACCAGTTTTGGTAGATATCACCAAAAATGCACAAGTGGAGTTTGGGGAGTATAATTATGTGCCTTGCTTAGGGGTTCGTTCGTATCGACCCTATGTGAAGATTGATCAAGATGCCGTCAAGCAGGCTGCCGCTTTGATTGATTCAGCCAAGCAGCCCTATCTTTTATTTGGTCAAGGGGTGGTTTTAGCCCATGCCGAAGCGGAATTGAAAGCTTTTTTAGATAAAACGGGTATTCCTGCGGCTTGCACATTGTTGGGTTCAGGAGCGCTTTCCGAAGAACACCCAACCTATGTAGGCAAGCTAGGGATGCATGGGAATTACGCCCCTAATTTACTGACCAATCAATGCGATGTTTTGATTGCCGTAGGGATGCGTTTTGATGACCGGGTGACGGGAGATTTGAAGCGTTATGCCAAGCAAGCACAAGTGATTCATTTGGAATTGGATCCTAGTGAAATCAATAAAAATGTAACCTGCGCTGTAGCCATTCAGGGTGACTGTAAAGATAGTCTTGCTGATCTAACAGCAGCAGTAAAAGTAAGCAGTCATGATGAGTGGATGGCCAGATTCCGGGAATTGGAGCAGCAAGAGAAGGAAGCGGTCGTCATCAATGATTTACATGGCACTCATGGTGGCTTGCATATGGGAGAGGTGATTCATTTGATCAATCAATACAAAGAAGATGATGCCATTTTAGTGACCGATGTAGGACAGCATCAGATGATCGCATGGAGGTATTTTGATTACAAACAGTCCAGAACCCAAGTGACCTCAGGTGGACTCGGCACCATGGGCTTTGCACTTCCCGCTGCCCTTGGGGCACAATTACACGATTATTCTAAACAGGTAATATGTGTAGTGGGTGACGGAGGTATTCAGATGACTATCCAAGAACTAGGCACCATCATGCAGACGAAGGCGCCAGTAAAAGTGGTGCTTCTGAACAATAACTATCTCGGAATGGTCCGTCAGTGGCAGCAGCTCTTTTTTGATAAGCGCTATTCATTCACGGAATTGGAAAATCCTGACTTTATCAAAATCGCTGAAGCTTACAAAATCAAAGCGAGCAAAGTAACCGAAAGGGAAGATTTACAGGCAGCGGTCGCTGAAATGCTTTTGCACGATGGCCCGTATTTTCTGGAAGTAGTCGTAGAAAAAGAGGATAATGTATTTCCTATGATTGCCACTGGCTGTTCTGTGGAAGAAGTAAGATTAAGCTAA
- the ilvD gene encoding dihydroxy-acid dehydratase has product MSLKKHSWEISQNEEHPAGKAMLYATGMSDKQMNQPFLGIASCGYESNPCNMHLNDFAGLIKSASKADDLTGLVFNTMGISDGISMGTSGMRYSLVSREIIADSIESFILGHSFDACIAVAGCDKNMPGAVMGMLRINRPSIMVYGGTIRSGNYKGEKLNIVSAFEAYGKRIKGELSDLDYQGVIQNACPGAGACGGMYTANTMSSAIEAMGMSLPYSASTPATAPEKLEECQKVSSYIKVLLEKNIKPKDIVTYKSLENAVRVAVALGGSTNAVLHILAIAKTAGITFTLDDFKRVNSETPLLGDFKPSGKFLMEDLYQQGGLPAFMRYLLDNGMLHGDCMTVTGKTVAENLAAIAPVVPSVVNVIHPIEQPLKETGHLCVLRGNLAPEGSVAKISGKEGKSFSGPAKVFDSELDANEGIKKGLVNKGEVIVIRYIGPKGGPGMPEMLKPTSMIIGAGLGADVALITDGRFSGGTHGFVVGHVTPEAYSGGPIALVQDGDTITIDADSLTLHLHVSDEELTKRKESWVNKDLSDLQGTLKKYNKLVASASEGCVTDL; this is encoded by the coding sequence ATGAGTTTGAAGAAACATAGTTGGGAAATCAGCCAAAATGAAGAGCATCCGGCGGGTAAAGCCATGTTATATGCTACGGGCATGTCGGATAAACAAATGAACCAACCCTTTTTGGGAATAGCGAGTTGCGGCTATGAGAGTAATCCCTGCAACATGCACCTCAACGATTTTGCCGGTCTAATCAAAAGTGCCTCTAAGGCCGATGATTTGACCGGTTTGGTTTTTAATACCATGGGGATATCGGACGGGATATCCATGGGGACTTCTGGGATGCGTTATTCCTTGGTTTCCAGAGAAATCATTGCTGATTCCATTGAGTCTTTTATCTTGGGACACTCCTTTGATGCCTGTATTGCAGTAGCTGGTTGCGATAAAAACATGCCCGGTGCTGTCATGGGGATGCTGCGGATCAACCGACCTTCCATCATGGTCTATGGCGGTACCATCCGATCCGGTAATTATAAAGGTGAAAAATTAAATATTGTATCGGCATTTGAAGCTTATGGCAAGCGGATTAAAGGAGAATTGTCTGACCTAGATTATCAAGGAGTCATCCAAAACGCTTGTCCTGGTGCTGGTGCCTGTGGGGGTATGTATACAGCCAATACCATGTCTTCCGCTATCGAAGCCATGGGTATGTCCTTGCCTTACTCTGCTTCTACTCCCGCGACGGCGCCAGAAAAACTTGAAGAATGCCAAAAGGTAAGTTCCTACATCAAAGTATTGTTAGAAAAAAATATCAAGCCAAAAGATATTGTTACCTATAAAAGTTTGGAAAATGCCGTACGTGTAGCGGTTGCCTTAGGCGGCAGTACCAATGCAGTGTTGCATATTTTGGCTATCGCCAAGACCGCAGGCATCACGTTTACGCTAGATGATTTTAAGCGTGTCAATTCCGAAACGCCTTTATTGGGAGATTTCAAGCCATCGGGAAAATTTTTGATGGAAGACTTGTATCAGCAAGGGGGGCTGCCTGCCTTTATGCGCTACCTCTTGGATAATGGAATGCTGCATGGAGATTGCATGACTGTGACAGGCAAAACTGTTGCGGAGAATCTGGCAGCTATTGCCCCTGTGGTTCCCTCGGTGGTGAATGTTATCCACCCTATTGAGCAACCTTTGAAAGAGACCGGTCACTTATGTGTTTTGAGGGGGAATTTGGCGCCTGAAGGATCTGTCGCTAAAATTTCAGGAAAAGAAGGGAAGTCTTTTTCTGGTCCAGCCAAAGTATTTGATTCTGAATTGGATGCCAATGAAGGCATCAAAAAAGGTCTAGTCAACAAAGGTGAAGTAATTGTCATCCGATACATAGGCCCGAAAGGTGGTCCTGGGATGCCTGAAATGTTAAAACCTACCTCCATGATTATTGGTGCAGGATTGGGCGCAGATGTGGCCCTGATTACAGATGGTCGGTTTTCTGGTGGAACCCACGGTTTTGTAGTCGGTCACGTAACTCCTGAGGCGTATAGTGGAGGTCCGATTGCATTGGTGCAGGATGGGGATACCATCACGATCGATGCTGATTCATTGACCTTGCATCTGCATGTCAGTGATGAAGAGCTTACCAAGCGAAAAGAATCGTGGGTCAATAAAGACTTAAGTGATTTGCAAGGAACACTCAAAAAATACAATAAACTGGTAGCATCCGCTTCCGAGGGTTGTGTGACTGACCTATAA
- the ispE gene encoding 4-(cytidine 5'-diphospho)-2-C-methyl-D-erythritol kinase codes for MICFPNAKINLGLHITAKRKDGYHELETCMVPIPWLDALEMIPAKKTIFESTGLPIPGEAKDNLIVKAYKLLKKDFPDIPEVHIHLHKNIPMGAGLGGGSADAAFALTLMNQLFELYLEDLFLEEYAAQLGSDCALFIENKPKIATGRGEILASTDVNIQGDYLVLVKPPIHIGTKEAYAGVKPQAPTVDLQEILKDKHTWKEHLVNDFEKSIFPNHPTLPQIKTQLYEMGAYYAAMSGSGSTMFGLFSEKPEPTKWPSEYIVFECVV; via the coding sequence ATGATTTGCTTCCCCAATGCCAAAATCAACCTTGGCCTTCATATTACTGCCAAAAGAAAAGATGGCTATCATGAATTGGAAACCTGCATGGTACCTATACCTTGGTTGGATGCCTTGGAAATGATCCCTGCCAAAAAGACAATTTTTGAAAGTACAGGACTACCCATCCCGGGAGAAGCCAAAGATAACCTGATAGTAAAAGCTTATAAATTGCTGAAAAAGGATTTTCCCGACATTCCGGAAGTCCACATCCACTTGCATAAAAATATTCCAATGGGTGCCGGCTTAGGGGGAGGGTCTGCTGATGCAGCCTTTGCGTTGACTTTAATGAACCAACTTTTTGAGTTGTATTTGGAAGACCTATTTTTAGAAGAATACGCCGCTCAATTGGGAAGTGATTGCGCTTTATTTATAGAAAATAAGCCAAAAATTGCCACCGGAAGAGGCGAAATCTTAGCTTCAACCGATGTCAATATCCAAGGAGATTACCTGGTTTTGGTCAAACCTCCGATCCATATCGGCACCAAAGAAGCGTACGCAGGTGTCAAGCCTCAAGCGCCAACAGTTGATCTTCAAGAGATTTTGAAAGATAAGCACACCTGGAAAGAACACTTGGTCAATGATTTTGAAAAAAGTATCTTTCCCAATCATCCAACGCTTCCCCAAATCAAAACGCAGCTCTACGAGATGGGCGCCTACTATGCTGCTATGTCTGGTTCAGGTTCTACGATGTTTGGATTATTTTCGGAGAAACCAGAGCCCACCAAGTGGCCTTCAGAATATATTGTTTTTGAGTGTGTTGTGTAA
- a CDS encoding ribbon-helix-helix domain-containing protein → MTTITTSLPDELVQRLAEYAKTLGLPKNKLIEKALSLYLDHLKRVAYVKSYQAAGKDQDMLSLAEEGMGEYLKQLEDETR, encoded by the coding sequence ATGACCACTATCACTACTTCACTCCCCGATGAGCTCGTGCAAAGACTAGCTGAGTATGCAAAAACCCTGGGCTTGCCCAAAAACAAACTGATAGAAAAAGCGCTGAGTCTCTATCTTGATCATCTCAAAAGGGTTGCTTATGTAAAATCCTATCAAGCTGCCGGAAAGGATCAAGATATGTTGTCCTTAGCAGAAGAAGGTATGGGAGAATATTTGAAGCAATTGGAAGATGAGACAAGGTGA
- a CDS encoding type II toxin-antitoxin system PemK/MazF family toxin — translation MRQGEIWYADLNPVKGSEQAGFRPVVIISGNMLNKYLNVVITVPLTTKIKHYQGNPILQPNNTNNLKATSEMMVFHIRSISKERLVEKIGEISEEEVMQALETLQDITTLH, via the coding sequence ATGAGACAAGGTGAGATTTGGTATGCAGACTTGAATCCTGTGAAAGGTTCTGAGCAAGCTGGATTTAGACCTGTAGTCATCATCAGTGGCAATATGCTGAACAAATACCTGAATGTAGTAATTACCGTGCCATTGACTACAAAAATCAAACATTACCAAGGCAACCCAATCCTACAGCCCAACAACACAAACAACCTAAAAGCCACTTCCGAAATGATGGTTTTCCATATCCGCTCTATATCCAAGGAGCGGTTGGTAGAAAAGATTGGAGAGATCTCCGAAGAGGAAGTTATGCAGGCATTGGAGACTTTGCAGGATATTACTACGCTACACTAA
- a CDS encoding ribbon-helix-helix domain-containing protein: MLHLRLNKEIETKLNLISEIKGISKSQIIQDALQKYLENYDAFQSSVELGKDLFGVECQDSHLSVEYKRIIKEKIESKFRNTDK; encoded by the coding sequence ATGCTTCATCTCAGGCTAAATAAGGAAATAGAGACAAAACTGAATCTCATAAGTGAGATAAAAGGCATTTCCAAATCACAAATCATTCAAGATGCTTTGCAAAAGTATTTAGAAAACTATGACGCTTTTCAATCCTCTGTTGAGCTTGGAAAAGATTTATTTGGGGTTGAATGCCAAGACTCACACCTCTCCGTAGAATACAAAAGGATTATTAAGGAAAAAATTGAAAGTAAATTTCGAAATACAGATAAATAA
- a CDS encoding ATP-binding protein yields the protein MKFERTIQELIQTKFFLGKAIVLLGPRQVGKTTLIETILRGREEKFLYLDGDDSTVREILEQANTETLRAIIADHKIVYIDEAQRINAIGLQSKIIVDQFKHIQLVLSGSSAFELNEKIQEPLTGRKWTFHLWPIAWQEYEKEVGYLKAEQSLENRLVYGFYPDVITDATHEKEVLLELTESYLYKDVLIYGNLKKPKLVRNILEALAYQVGNEVKYKELGETVGADPKTVASYIDVLEKAFVVFSLSSYSRNLRTEIKTAKKLYFYDNGIRNAVIRDFTPMAVRQDVGALWENFLISERLKANSYTRSLARTYFWRTKQQQEIDYVEELTGKFHAYEFKWNPKRKVNFPKTFTEAYQSQNLLVNRGNFREFLNEYEVIG from the coding sequence ATGAAGTTTGAACGAACCATCCAAGAGTTAATTCAGACAAAGTTTTTCTTAGGGAAGGCTATTGTATTATTGGGGCCGAGGCAGGTGGGGAAAACGACCTTGATTGAAACCATCCTGAGAGGTAGAGAGGAGAAGTTTTTATACTTAGATGGGGATGATTCTACCGTAAGGGAAATTCTTGAGCAAGCTAATACGGAGACTTTGCGCGCCATCATTGCGGACCATAAAATAGTGTATATTGATGAAGCTCAGCGTATCAATGCAATCGGGTTGCAGTCAAAAATTATCGTGGATCAGTTCAAGCATATCCAATTGGTCCTGAGCGGATCTTCAGCATTTGAACTCAATGAAAAAATTCAAGAGCCGCTTACGGGAAGAAAGTGGACCTTTCACTTGTGGCCCATCGCTTGGCAGGAATATGAAAAAGAAGTGGGCTATTTGAAAGCGGAACAAAGTTTGGAAAACAGACTGGTTTATGGGTTTTATCCGGATGTCATTACTGATGCAACTCATGAAAAAGAGGTGCTTTTAGAGTTGACCGAAAGCTACCTATATAAAGATGTCTTGATTTACGGAAACTTAAAAAAGCCCAAATTGGTCCGAAACATCCTAGAGGCCCTGGCTTACCAAGTGGGTAATGAAGTGAAATATAAGGAACTGGGAGAAACCGTCGGTGCAGATCCAAAAACTGTCGCTTCTTACATTGATGTCTTGGAGAAAGCATTTGTAGTCTTCAGTTTATCCTCTTACAGTCGGAATCTCCGTACTGAAATTAAGACAGCTAAAAAGCTATATTTCTATGATAACGGTATAAGAAATGCTGTGATCAGGGATTTCACCCCAATGGCAGTAAGGCAAGATGTGGGAGCTTTGTGGGAAAACTTTCTAATCAGTGAGCGATTAAAAGCTAATTCGTACACTAGGAGCTTGGCGAGAACCTATTTTTGGAGAACTAAGCAGCAACAAGAGATTGATTATGTAGAGGAGCTTACAGGAAAATTTCATGCTTATGAATTTAAATGGAATCCTAAGCGAAAAGTGAATTTTCCAAAGACGTTTACAGAGGCTTATCAAAGCCAGAATCTATTAGTGAATAGAGGGAATTTTAGGGAATTTCTCAATGAATATGAAGTAATCGGATAG